Proteins encoded in a region of the Paenibacillus sp. W2I17 genome:
- a CDS encoding non-ribosomal peptide synthetase/type I polyketide synthase, with translation MVQKTVELSETQKGIYFDCQVNDPTSYNISASMQFDHLQMEIFRRAIELLMYEQVVLRTRIEIQNDVPVLSVHEDMDYSLALWDLSSENQENPKEQQLEALVDECIGTPFELEKGPLFRIMIVQMDKSRYILTLCIHHLICDGISLELMRNKLIQSYTCLLEDQPVDVKLDEGFISYVEAENKKLHENKYSKEREYWLNKMKGAEPLSLKHDFPAGSVQEGIGHELRFDISESLMADITQMSKDNEVTVFMFFMGAFGILMSKYVGTDDITFASPYSHRPGMDLEETIGCFVHMLPMRFHIDLESTLKPLLQQVATTWMDTYRNIGYPNNLIVRDSMLQAQPGSPSLFDISFVYDSYEEDILGTRILDQDKVTFPGDLMVVLSRLPQGAQLKLQYKPSLFREDSMERMGQRFLYLLNQLVTNSDQKISEFSLLMQDEKENLLYRFNQTSYFPYTPQHIMDIFHDKVARFPERVALMEGKQHQTYAQVNAKANQLARQIVASKKSDNAAVGVQMPRSSDMVIALLAVLKAGCAFVPVDPSYPLSRKAYIISDADISIVLAMQPEKDDETLDIQYIYVEGDQAYTGDASNLEEALNPHSLAYIMYTSGSTGKPKGVMVENHSVVNTLLDLERRFPMQAQDVYLLKTAYTFDVSATELFGWFMGEGALSILEPGAEKDPARIVSTVASHKVTHINFVPTLFRLFLETMELRSDLSALETLKWMFVGGEAVTPDIIEKFNRLGIRASLENVYGPTECTIWVSHYPLSHYEGLGNVPIGYPLNESRWYVVGNHDELQPLGIPGELCLSGVGLARGYLNLEQMTREKFVPNPFFQEGQDAEHFRYMYRTGDLVRSLPSGTIEYLGRIDFQVKIQGARLETGEIENTLSSYPGVIQTVVVMKSFEGRSGLLYAYYLSEQELPSVELREHLSRSLPAYMIPSVFVHKSEFPLNSSGKIDRKALMADITHAHASSTFYSAPSSELEKVIAEVWAEVLGVERVGRDDHFFELGGNSFSVIQAHNKLKHYTDVEFPVPRFFECPTLRQFAALGPKDEGVRIPTEREQLFQRKDGIMLEDIAIVGMAVNVPGAEDIREFWSNLVERRESIHFYSDDELRELGVEEALLRSPRYVKAKGRANGIDEFDAGFFDYTPGEAKMMSPQFRLLYQGIWEALEDAGCRPDEAGKVGVFLGGSDDFEWYRQVLFNDANYSSKYEAFTLSTNHFLATRMAYKLNLKGPAYTALTGCSTSLVTPHLACQSLIVGECDVAVAGGITVELPNEGGYIFEDGMMFSTDGHCRPFDAAASGTVFSNGMGIVVLKRVTDALRDGDHIYGVIKGSAINNDGQEKLSFLAPSVSGQAEVIQDAYKVAGVDPETVSYIEAHGTGTLLGDPIEVNSLTRAFASDQKQFCYLGSVKGNVGHMDTAAGVVGLIKVALSLGQGYIPGTVNYEQPNPKIDFLNTPFKVNAQGVDWKQGNVGVMRAGINSFGVGGTNAHMVLEEAPEMEKCSPDDDVNILLFSAKTEYSLNRTAERIMEHLSQQPDQSVSNAAWTLQSGRSVFAYRKALILDKTWKDNPDKLIQQLGKARVYHSAQGTRPVYFMFPGQGSQYQGMGAELYRSTEQAGLAPIFRSYIQEILDLLPAEEREDMLSVVYGDQQPERINQTEYSQFALFMTSYALAKSLLDLGIKPDGMIGHSIGELAAAAVAGVFELGDAVKLVRLRGRLMQQQQPGVMLAIMADAQQVKSQLEEDMWLALVNTTGSSVIGGTAEAISRMEAKAEGLGWKCIRVKTSHAFHTPMMNQAAEEFRRYLAEHSLHTPQIPLLSNTSGTWALRDEITQPDYWSRHILQPVLFESNLAEVLKDERAVLIEVGAGRTLSSFARQHSQSRDSQTVLNMLRHVRETEQDSIYVNRRLAELWCEGIEPDWKVLKGQTVRRKCSLPTYVFNKQSYPVSVSFSGSSAVDGMGTGDDRQHAEQGKGSGSTLVKGTVYTGGSDQLKQIVLDAYRTIFGIDDLDEEVNFFAVGGDSLKAVSLSAWIRSHLGIQPEVADVFNHSTPIQLAEHLYVMAKPKVDQQIIQSAPTMDAYPISSAQMRMFTQAMLDPGNTAYNLPSATIIEGELDRIRVEAALQKLMQHHEALRTSFEIRGGQIVQIIQPSVRLSMGYAEQHVADEQELPAMIETLIRPFDLGSAPLMRVELIKIGERKHLLFFDIHHIIADGTSVEIITRDFNDLYFGKEHAARLQYKDYAVWQQQRLASNEYNLHQTYWLDHLGSSLPVLELPLDQKRPSQRSMQGGRLHFTLNRSLTQHLHELASSSEASMYMVMLSVWNLLLARRSGQQDIVVGTPVAGRMQEEWKETVGMFVNMLAMRNFPTFDRTYTDFLRELKQHTLDAFAYQEYPFNELVAQLGVTRELNRNPVFDVCFDYQNMDLHGLELHGLQFSSFPVETGTSTYDLLMTCQENREKQVIEGYIEYSLDLFRQDTVEGMMQEFIGLCQEVVQQPDLSLSELFERNERSHEHPVHRLAGPRLDYNPAVGLHRLFEQQAEHTPDKKALLVSSGASFTYRQLNEKANTLAWKLIDQGVRRDEPVGILSRRDESLIIMLLAVLKAGAAYVPLDPTFPPQRIVNMIEDSRMNVLLCTPDEEGTVTFSGERFVYDPTAEDVRSSVNPDVSFLSSDLSCVIFTSGSTGRPKGVMITHEAMVNFVEDIKHRHIFAHETDRIISVTTISFDIFGFEVWTPLCTGYSLYLANEQEQLDPALASRRIREHGVTHILSTVSRIKAFVENSEFAQALGNLRCVLTGGENVPVGLLTDLKRLTPARVFNMYGPTETTIWSTTKELNDTAAITIGKPITNTEIYILNDEGEILPPGSYGELCIAGKGLSRGYLHNAAETDARFIANSNVLGGRLYRTGDLARILPDGDVELMGRLDQQVKIRGYRIELNEIEQAAMNYERVREAVVKVEGAEPHSLQLILFYSLKPGIGPSIMGDEDVQLRTWLKQRLPQYMMPSRLIRLENLPVLPNGKLNRNALRLVDFETAERVNPALVYGSSIQGIERAKVDLEQMLIAAWKEILNLDTVNIHDHFFDIGGNSLGLILINNRLNTYLDKSVPLVQLFEHSSIASLVNHLVAEQMLPTVTQQVQEESGHIASAGYPVTNPEPTTAPKEYVMSTVGHSKVEQSRLEQSIPFASEHSSRTSSSSDIAVIGMAGHFPGSRNIEEFWDNLMAGKGRYHPSE, from the coding sequence ATGGTACAAAAAACCGTTGAACTTTCCGAAACACAAAAGGGAATCTATTTTGATTGTCAGGTGAATGATCCCACTTCGTATAACATCTCAGCTTCAATGCAATTTGATCATCTTCAAATGGAGATATTTCGCCGGGCCATCGAATTGCTTATGTATGAGCAAGTGGTGCTGCGTACTCGGATTGAGATTCAAAATGATGTACCCGTGTTATCCGTTCATGAAGATATGGATTATTCACTTGCCTTGTGGGACCTAAGTAGCGAGAACCAGGAGAATCCAAAGGAACAACAGTTAGAAGCACTGGTGGATGAATGCATCGGGACACCTTTTGAGCTGGAGAAAGGTCCTCTGTTCCGTATAATGATTGTTCAGATGGATAAAAGCCGATATATTCTGACCTTATGTATTCATCATTTAATATGTGATGGCATATCGCTTGAACTGATGAGAAACAAACTTATCCAGTCATATACGTGTCTTCTTGAAGATCAGCCTGTGGATGTCAAGCTGGATGAAGGATTCATCTCTTATGTTGAGGCAGAGAACAAGAAACTGCACGAAAACAAGTACTCCAAAGAGCGGGAATACTGGTTAAACAAAATGAAGGGAGCGGAACCTCTTTCTCTAAAGCACGACTTTCCAGCAGGTTCTGTGCAAGAAGGGATTGGTCATGAACTGCGATTTGATATTTCGGAATCGTTAATGGCTGATATTACACAGATGTCCAAAGATAATGAAGTAACCGTTTTTATGTTCTTTATGGGTGCCTTTGGCATTCTTATGAGTAAATATGTCGGTACAGACGATATCACCTTTGCCTCCCCATATTCTCATCGTCCCGGTATGGACTTGGAAGAAACGATTGGATGTTTTGTCCATATGTTGCCTATGCGATTCCATATTGACCTCGAATCAACTCTAAAACCTCTGCTGCAACAAGTAGCCACAACCTGGATGGATACGTACAGGAACATCGGATATCCCAATAACCTCATTGTCAGAGACAGCATGTTACAGGCTCAACCCGGATCACCATCGTTGTTTGATATCTCCTTTGTTTATGATTCCTATGAGGAAGATATCCTCGGAACTCGTATTCTGGATCAGGATAAGGTTACGTTTCCAGGAGATCTAATGGTGGTGTTGAGTCGTTTACCGCAAGGTGCTCAGTTGAAGCTGCAATATAAACCGAGCTTGTTCCGTGAAGATTCAATGGAGCGAATGGGCCAACGATTTCTATACTTGCTGAATCAACTAGTAACCAATTCTGATCAAAAAATCAGTGAATTCAGCCTCCTGATGCAGGATGAGAAAGAAAACCTACTGTACCGATTCAATCAAACTTCTTATTTTCCCTACACTCCACAACATATTATGGATATATTTCACGATAAAGTAGCACGTTTCCCGGAGCGGGTAGCTCTAATGGAAGGGAAACAGCATCAGACCTATGCGCAGGTCAACGCAAAAGCGAATCAATTGGCTAGGCAGATCGTTGCGAGTAAAAAAAGTGATAACGCGGCAGTCGGCGTGCAGATGCCACGTTCCTCGGATATGGTCATTGCCCTATTGGCTGTATTAAAAGCCGGATGTGCTTTTGTGCCTGTAGACCCTTCCTATCCTTTGTCCAGAAAGGCCTATATTATATCGGATGCAGACATATCCATAGTGCTGGCTATGCAGCCCGAAAAAGATGACGAGACTCTGGATATCCAGTACATCTACGTTGAGGGCGATCAGGCCTATACGGGGGATGCCTCAAATCTCGAAGAGGCGCTGAATCCGCATAGCCTTGCCTATATCATGTACACATCCGGATCAACAGGCAAGCCAAAAGGAGTCATGGTTGAAAATCATAGCGTAGTCAATACACTGCTTGATCTGGAGCGTCGTTTTCCAATGCAGGCGCAGGATGTTTACTTGCTGAAAACAGCATATACCTTTGATGTGTCGGCCACGGAACTTTTTGGCTGGTTCATGGGTGAAGGCGCACTAAGCATTCTTGAGCCTGGAGCAGAAAAAGACCCTGCTCGTATTGTATCTACGGTGGCATCACATAAGGTGACCCACATCAACTTTGTTCCAACGTTATTCCGTCTTTTTCTGGAAACGATGGAGCTTCGCTCCGATCTGTCAGCATTGGAAACGCTGAAATGGATGTTTGTTGGCGGAGAGGCAGTCACGCCAGACATCATTGAGAAATTTAACAGGTTAGGCATTAGAGCAAGTCTTGAAAATGTATATGGTCCAACCGAATGCACCATATGGGTTTCTCATTATCCATTAAGCCATTACGAAGGCTTGGGCAATGTACCGATTGGCTACCCGCTCAATGAGTCCAGATGGTATGTCGTCGGAAATCATGATGAGCTTCAGCCGTTAGGTATCCCAGGGGAGCTCTGTCTTAGCGGTGTTGGGCTTGCACGTGGATATCTGAATCTGGAACAGATGACCCGAGAGAAGTTTGTCCCTAATCCTTTCTTTCAAGAAGGACAGGACGCAGAGCATTTCAGGTACATGTACCGCACAGGGGATCTGGTACGTTCACTCCCAAGCGGTACGATCGAATATCTGGGACGTATTGATTTTCAGGTTAAAATTCAGGGAGCCAGACTGGAGACAGGCGAAATTGAGAATACCCTGTCATCCTATCCAGGTGTCATTCAGACCGTGGTAGTCATGAAATCATTTGAAGGTAGGTCCGGTTTGCTGTATGCCTACTATCTGTCAGAGCAGGAGCTGCCTTCTGTCGAATTGAGAGAGCATCTGTCTCGTTCGTTACCGGCATATATGATACCATCCGTTTTTGTACATAAATCCGAATTTCCATTGAATAGCAGTGGGAAGATTGACCGGAAGGCACTCATGGCAGATATCACGCATGCCCACGCATCCAGTACGTTCTATAGCGCCCCGTCTTCTGAACTTGAGAAGGTTATAGCCGAAGTGTGGGCCGAAGTGCTCGGGGTTGAGAGAGTAGGGCGCGATGACCATTTCTTTGAATTGGGCGGAAATTCATTTTCTGTCATTCAGGCTCACAATAAACTAAAGCATTATACCGATGTGGAGTTCCCTGTTCCTCGTTTTTTCGAATGCCCGACATTGCGTCAATTTGCCGCGCTGGGACCAAAAGATGAGGGAGTTCGGATACCGACTGAAAGGGAACAATTGTTTCAACGAAAAGACGGCATTATGCTTGAGGACATTGCAATTGTGGGCATGGCGGTGAATGTGCCGGGCGCTGAGGATATAAGGGAGTTCTGGAGTAACCTTGTTGAACGGCGGGAAAGCATTCACTTTTATAGTGATGATGAATTGAGGGAGCTTGGCGTGGAGGAAGCGCTGCTGCGTTCACCTCGTTATGTCAAGGCAAAAGGACGTGCCAACGGCATCGATGAGTTTGACGCAGGGTTCTTTGACTATACTCCCGGTGAAGCCAAAATGATGTCTCCCCAATTCAGACTTTTGTATCAGGGAATATGGGAAGCACTGGAGGATGCAGGCTGCAGACCGGATGAAGCGGGTAAGGTGGGTGTGTTCCTTGGCGGGTCCGATGACTTCGAATGGTACCGTCAAGTGCTTTTTAACGATGCTAACTATAGCAGTAAATACGAAGCATTTACGCTCAGCACCAATCATTTTCTCGCTACCCGAATGGCTTATAAGCTTAACTTAAAAGGGCCGGCCTATACCGCTCTTACGGGATGTTCTACTTCATTGGTTACACCTCATCTGGCATGTCAATCTTTGATCGTTGGAGAATGTGATGTGGCTGTGGCTGGTGGGATCACCGTGGAGTTGCCCAATGAAGGGGGTTACATATTTGAGGATGGCATGATGTTCTCCACAGATGGACACTGTCGTCCATTTGATGCGGCAGCCAGTGGAACCGTCTTCTCCAATGGTATGGGAATTGTGGTGCTGAAGCGGGTAACCGATGCTCTGCGGGATGGAGATCATATCTACGGGGTCATCAAAGGCTCAGCAATTAACAATGACGGACAAGAGAAACTCAGTTTTCTTGCTCCAAGCGTAAGCGGACAGGCTGAAGTCATTCAGGATGCTTATAAGGTAGCCGGAGTAGACCCGGAAACGGTGAGTTATATCGAAGCACATGGTACGGGAACGTTGCTTGGTGATCCAATTGAAGTAAACTCGTTAACTCGGGCCTTTGCTTCCGACCAAAAGCAATTTTGTTATCTGGGTTCGGTCAAAGGCAATGTGGGACATATGGATACAGCCGCAGGTGTGGTTGGTTTAATCAAGGTAGCGCTCAGTCTTGGACAAGGTTATATCCCTGGAACAGTGAATTATGAGCAGCCTAATCCCAAAATTGATTTTTTGAATACGCCTTTTAAAGTTAATGCACAAGGGGTGGACTGGAAACAGGGCAATGTTGGAGTCATGCGCGCAGGAATCAATTCATTTGGTGTGGGGGGCACGAATGCTCACATGGTATTGGAGGAGGCTCCCGAGATGGAGAAGTGCAGTCCGGATGATGACGTAAATATATTGCTTTTTTCCGCCAAAACAGAGTACTCGCTGAACCGCACCGCTGAACGGATTATGGAACATCTGAGTCAGCAGCCGGATCAATCTGTGTCGAACGCAGCGTGGACCTTGCAATCAGGTAGATCTGTTTTTGCGTATCGTAAGGCACTCATTCTGGATAAGACTTGGAAGGATAATCCCGACAAGCTGATACAGCAGCTGGGGAAAGCACGCGTATACCATTCGGCTCAAGGTACCCGTCCCGTATACTTTATGTTCCCCGGACAGGGCAGTCAGTATCAGGGAATGGGTGCAGAACTATACAGATCTACAGAGCAAGCAGGCCTGGCTCCAATCTTCAGAAGTTATATTCAGGAAATATTGGACCTTCTGCCTGCGGAAGAACGAGAAGATATGCTGTCTGTTGTATACGGGGATCAGCAGCCTGAGCGAATAAACCAGACGGAGTACAGCCAATTTGCACTGTTCATGACAAGTTATGCGCTGGCCAAGTCGCTGCTGGATCTGGGCATCAAGCCAGATGGCATGATCGGGCATAGCATTGGTGAATTGGCAGCCGCAGCGGTAGCGGGTGTATTCGAACTCGGAGATGCTGTCAAGTTAGTTCGACTTCGCGGACGTCTGATGCAGCAACAACAACCCGGGGTCATGCTTGCCATTATGGCGGATGCACAGCAGGTGAAGTCACAACTGGAGGAAGACATGTGGCTTGCCCTGGTGAATACTACAGGTTCCAGTGTGATTGGTGGGACAGCTGAAGCCATTTCACGGATGGAAGCCAAGGCTGAGGGACTGGGCTGGAAGTGCATTCGTGTGAAGACTTCCCATGCATTCCATACGCCAATGATGAATCAGGCCGCCGAGGAATTTAGACGTTATCTAGCAGAGCATTCACTTCATACGCCACAGATCCCATTACTATCCAACACCAGTGGAACATGGGCGCTTAGAGATGAAATCACACAACCTGACTATTGGTCCCGCCATATTTTACAGCCGGTGTTGTTTGAATCAAACCTGGCTGAAGTGTTGAAGGATGAGCGGGCAGTATTAATTGAAGTAGGTGCAGGACGAACGCTAAGTTCCTTTGCCAGACAGCACAGTCAATCAAGAGATTCCCAGACGGTACTGAATATGCTGCGTCACGTAAGGGAAACAGAGCAGGATAGTATCTATGTGAACCGCAGACTTGCGGAGTTATGGTGCGAAGGCATTGAACCGGACTGGAAGGTACTCAAAGGGCAGACGGTACGACGCAAATGCTCTCTGCCTACTTATGTTTTCAACAAACAATCCTATCCTGTCAGTGTTTCTTTTTCTGGCTCATCAGCAGTGGACGGAATGGGTACCGGGGATGATAGGCAGCATGCAGAGCAGGGTAAGGGAAGTGGCTCTACTCTAGTAAAAGGGACAGTTTATACTGGTGGTTCAGACCAACTGAAACAGATTGTCCTGGACGCATATCGAACGATTTTTGGCATCGATGATCTAGATGAAGAGGTTAATTTCTTTGCGGTCGGAGGAGATTCTCTCAAAGCAGTCAGCTTGTCTGCATGGATCCGGTCTCATTTAGGAATTCAGCCTGAGGTAGCAGATGTTTTCAATCATTCAACGCCTATTCAACTGGCGGAGCATCTCTATGTCATGGCGAAACCCAAAGTGGACCAACAGATAATTCAATCTGCACCCACTATGGATGCGTATCCGATCTCTTCTGCACAGATGCGTATGTTCACACAAGCGATGCTTGATCCAGGCAATACGGCATACAACCTACCGTCTGCAACCATTATTGAAGGTGAATTGGACCGTATAAGAGTTGAGGCTGCTTTGCAGAAGTTGATGCAGCATCATGAGGCGCTCAGAACATCGTTTGAGATACGGGGTGGTCAGATCGTTCAGATCATCCAACCTTCGGTTCGCTTAAGTATGGGCTATGCAGAGCAGCATGTGGCAGATGAGCAAGAGTTGCCTGCGATGATCGAGACATTGATTCGTCCTTTTGATCTGGGGAGTGCTCCGCTTATGCGGGTTGAACTGATTAAAATAGGCGAGCGCAAGCATCTGCTATTCTTTGATATTCACCATATTATCGCGGATGGTACATCTGTCGAAATCATTACTCGTGACTTCAATGATTTATATTTTGGCAAAGAGCATGCAGCCCGATTGCAGTACAAAGATTACGCGGTATGGCAGCAGCAGCGTCTCGCTTCAAATGAATACAATTTACATCAAACGTACTGGCTGGACCATCTTGGCTCTTCTTTACCTGTGCTGGAGCTTCCACTTGACCAGAAGCGTCCATCACAGCGATCCATGCAAGGGGGACGTCTCCATTTCACGTTGAATCGTTCGTTAACACAACACTTGCACGAGCTGGCTTCCTCATCGGAAGCATCCATGTATATGGTAATGCTAAGTGTGTGGAATCTTCTTCTTGCACGCCGCTCAGGTCAGCAGGACATTGTGGTAGGAACGCCTGTTGCAGGAAGGATGCAAGAGGAGTGGAAAGAGACGGTAGGCATGTTTGTCAATATGCTTGCGATGCGGAATTTTCCAACGTTTGATCGTACGTACACTGATTTTTTACGCGAACTTAAACAACATACACTGGATGCTTTTGCGTATCAGGAGTATCCGTTTAATGAGCTTGTGGCACAACTGGGCGTGACACGTGAGTTGAACCGAAATCCGGTATTTGATGTTTGTTTCGATTATCAGAACATGGATTTGCATGGACTTGAACTTCATGGGTTGCAATTCAGTTCTTTTCCGGTGGAGACAGGTACGTCTACTTATGATCTGTTAATGACCTGTCAAGAAAACAGGGAGAAGCAGGTGATTGAAGGATATATCGAATACTCGCTGGATCTGTTCCGCCAGGACACAGTTGAAGGTATGATGCAGGAGTTTATCGGACTCTGCCAAGAGGTTGTACAACAGCCTGACCTGTCTCTGAGCGAACTGTTTGAGAGAAACGAACGTTCTCATGAGCACCCAGTCCATCGTCTTGCTGGTCCACGTCTGGATTACAATCCTGCGGTGGGTCTGCATCGGCTGTTCGAGCAGCAGGCAGAACACACGCCAGACAAGAAAGCTCTCCTTGTATCATCCGGAGCCTCTTTTACCTACAGGCAGCTTAATGAAAAAGCTAATACGCTGGCTTGGAAGCTGATTGATCAAGGTGTGCGCCGGGATGAACCTGTAGGCATATTATCCAGACGAGATGAATCGTTGATCATTATGCTATTGGCGGTGCTGAAAGCTGGGGCGGCTTATGTGCCCCTGGACCCTACTTTTCCGCCGCAGCGCATCGTGAATATGATCGAAGATAGCCGAATGAACGTATTGCTGTGTACGCCTGATGAAGAAGGTACAGTGACTTTTAGCGGAGAGCGATTCGTGTATGATCCAACTGCCGAGGATGTGCGCTCATCCGTTAACCCGGACGTAAGCTTCCTGTCTTCGGACCTGTCCTGTGTGATTTTTACCTCAGGATCGACGGGTCGTCCCAAAGGGGTCATGATTACTCATGAGGCGATGGTCAATTTTGTTGAGGACATCAAGCACCGACATATTTTTGCACATGAGACAGATCGCATCATCAGTGTAACGACCATATCTTTTGATATTTTCGGATTTGAAGTGTGGACACCGTTATGTACCGGATATTCGCTGTATCTGGCCAATGAGCAGGAGCAGCTTGACCCGGCTCTTGCTTCACGTCGAATACGTGAACATGGTGTTACGCACATTCTTAGCACTGTCTCACGCATTAAGGCATTTGTCGAAAATTCGGAATTCGCTCAGGCGCTGGGCAATCTGCGGTGTGTTCTTACTGGAGGGGAAAATGTCCCTGTGGGACTCCTCACCGATCTGAAGCGGCTTACGCCCGCTCGAGTCTTTAACATGTATGGACCAACGGAAACTACAATCTGGTCAACGACAAAAGAATTGAATGACACAGCCGCGATTACCATTGGCAAGCCCATTACCAATACAGAGATTTATATTCTGAATGATGAAGGTGAAATACTGCCACCTGGAAGTTATGGAGAGCTGTGCATTGCAGGAAAAGGATTATCCCGCGGTTATTTGCACAATGCTGCTGAGACTGATGCCCGATTCATTGCAAACTCCAATGTTTTGGGAGGCCGTTTGTACCGAACTGGTGATCTGGCCCGTATACTGCCGGATGGGGATGTTGAGTTGATGGGACGTTTGGATCAGCAGGTGAAGATTCGGGGCTACCGGATTGAACTGAACGAGATTGAGCAAGCAGCGATGAATTATGAACGTGTAAGAGAGGCTGTCGTTAAGGTAGAAGGGGCCGAGCCACATTCATTGCAATTAATCCTTTTCTACAGTCTGAAGCCTGGGATTGGGCCTTCCATTATGGGGGATGAAGACGTACAGCTTCGGACCTGGTTAAAGCAGCGGCTTCCACAGTACATGATGCCTTCTCGCTTGATTCGTCTGGAAAATCTGCCTGTGCTGCCTAATGGCAAACTGAATCGCAATGCCCTTCGTCTGGTTGATTTTGAAACGGCAGAGAGGGTTAACCCGGCTCTGGTTTATGGCTCATCGATTCAAGGAATCGAGCGGGCAAAAGTTGATCTGGAGCAGATGCTCATTGCAGCGTGGAAGGAAATATTGAATCTGGATACGGTTAATATCCATGATCACTTTTTTGACATCGGAGGTAACTCGCTGGGGCTTATTCTGATCAATAATCGCCTGAATACCTATCTGGATAAAAGCGTTCCGCTGGTGCAATTGTTTGAGCATTCCTCCATTGCATCACTGGTCAATCATCTGGTGGCTGAGCAGATGCTGCCGACAGTTACACAACAGGTACAAGAGGAGAGCGGACATATCGCTTCGGCTGGATATCCTGTTACGAACCCGGAGCCAACAACAGCTCCAAAAGAGTATGTGATGAGCACAGTTGGACACAGCAAAGTGGAGCAGAGCAGACTGGAACAGAGTATCCCGTTTGCTTCAGAACACAGTAGCAGAACTTCTTCTTCGTCGGATATCGCAGTCATTGGTATGGCAGGGCATTTTCCCGGCTCAAGAAATATTGAGGAGTTCTGGGATAACCTAATGGCAGGTAAAGGACGGTATCACCCGTCTGAATGA